A stretch of Caenibius tardaugens NBRC 16725 DNA encodes these proteins:
- a CDS encoding RNA polymerase sigma factor, with amino-acid sequence MSEQHFSDIETVNDTSQRDSQSAGGLETVYHACRHQLLRFLIARTGDQDEALDVLQETWIRLQTTPTGPIANPRAYLFRMCQNLVVDRARAKQRRMQRDRIWSDDRTLHYPGTQEAIDVEQKNAEDDLLEREEIERLVSALKTLPDGARRVFEMHKIEGLSHLEIAARLHISKSGVEKHMAVAMKHLRRALID; translated from the coding sequence GTGAGCGAACAACACTTCTCTGACATTGAGACTGTTAACGATACCTCACAACGCGATAGCCAGTCCGCAGGCGGGCTGGAAACCGTGTATCATGCTTGTCGGCACCAACTTCTGCGCTTTCTCATTGCCAGGACCGGTGATCAGGATGAGGCGCTCGATGTTCTTCAGGAAACCTGGATCAGGTTGCAAACCACGCCGACGGGACCGATTGCCAATCCCCGGGCCTATCTGTTTCGCATGTGCCAAAATCTCGTTGTAGACCGCGCCCGCGCGAAACAACGGCGGATGCAGCGGGATCGTATATGGTCTGATGATCGGACCTTACACTATCCGGGAACGCAGGAGGCAATCGACGTTGAACAGAAAAATGCCGAAGACGACCTTCTGGAACGGGAAGAAATCGAACGCCTCGTGAGCGCGCTAAAAACCTTGCCCGACGGCGCGCGGCGCGTCTTCGAAATGCACAAGATCGAGGGGCTCAGCCATCTGGAAATCGCTGCGCGCTTGCATATTTCCAAAAGTGGCGTCGAAAAACACATGGCGGTGGCCATGAAACATCTGCGGCGCGCCTTGATTGACTGA
- a CDS encoding nitroreductase family deazaflavin-dependent oxidoreductase gives MIKATQDNFDWYAEHIRTYLKTDGREGHLVDFSAMGGTGPTPTLLLKTIGRKSGKVSIIPLIYGTSGDDYVIIGSKGGAPDHPAWFLNMEAMDHVAFQVAQDHFNGMWRVAEGPERAKIWADMVQLYPPYADYAAATTRQIPVILLTPTARTQTL, from the coding sequence ATGATCAAAGCGACGCAAGACAATTTCGACTGGTACGCGGAACACATCCGCACCTATCTGAAAACCGATGGTCGCGAAGGGCATCTTGTCGATTTCAGCGCGATGGGCGGGACCGGCCCGACACCCACCCTGCTCCTCAAGACGATCGGTCGCAAATCGGGCAAGGTTTCGATCATTCCGCTGATCTACGGCACATCCGGGGACGATTATGTCATCATCGGATCGAAAGGGGGCGCCCCCGACCATCCGGCATGGTTCCTGAACATGGAAGCGATGGATCATGTCGCGTTTCAGGTGGCGCAGGACCATTTCAATGGCATGTGGCGCGTGGCGGAAGGGCCAGAACGCGCAAAAATCTGGGCTGACATGGTCCAGCTGTACCCGCCTTATGCCGATTATGCGGCCGCAACCACCCGTCAAATCCCGGTTATCCTGCTGACGCCAACGGCCCGCACCCAAACGCTGTAA
- a CDS encoding endonuclease/exonuclease/phosphatase family protein, producing the protein MPHSGKTFAALFLFALLGTSACPAPAYETFSPAPVAVDGTLSVMTYNVKGLPWPVAWRRSDALDKIATRLGAMHQQGIAPHIVLLQEAFVPAARAIGAKAGYPYVVSGPDADDTNPSQMPGPAARFADRAHWWKGETEGKYVGSGLEILSDYPVVAVHRMAFPSYACAGFDCLANKGALMVTLSVPGISHPVDVITTHLNSRGASGVGSARSDEAYQMQVAALSSFVRKRHDPTHLLIAGGDFNVGKAKVRRAALLDAVAHKWSPGLPVNDALHADLAAGGRLPEDARLSFQRAKDWQFYGGGEVPFRVASIEVPFGREKGGGMLSDHVGYTARYRLDAPRLPSVRGGNGVTTPG; encoded by the coding sequence ATGCCCCATTCCGGAAAGACGTTTGCGGCGCTCTTCCTGTTTGCGTTGCTGGGGACATCAGCATGTCCCGCACCGGCATATGAAACGTTTTCGCCCGCCCCGGTGGCGGTTGACGGCACGCTATCCGTCATGACCTACAATGTGAAAGGGTTGCCGTGGCCGGTGGCCTGGCGGCGATCCGATGCCCTGGACAAGATCGCCACAAGGCTGGGCGCCATGCACCAGCAGGGAATCGCTCCCCATATCGTGTTGTTGCAGGAAGCGTTCGTTCCCGCTGCCAGAGCGATCGGTGCGAAAGCGGGCTATCCTTATGTTGTCTCCGGCCCGGATGCGGATGATACAAATCCATCGCAAATGCCCGGCCCAGCGGCCAGATTTGCCGATCGTGCGCACTGGTGGAAGGGGGAAACGGAAGGGAAATATGTCGGCAGCGGACTGGAGATACTTTCCGATTATCCGGTTGTCGCCGTGCATCGTATGGCGTTTCCGTCCTACGCCTGCGCCGGGTTCGATTGTCTGGCGAACAAGGGGGCCTTGATGGTCACTTTATCGGTGCCTGGCATCTCGCACCCAGTGGATGTCATCACCACCCATCTCAACAGCAGGGGGGCGTCGGGTGTAGGCAGCGCCCGTTCCGATGAAGCATATCAGATGCAGGTGGCCGCGTTATCCAGCTTTGTCAGGAAACGGCATGATCCCACGCACCTGTTGATTGCGGGCGGCGATTTCAACGTGGGCAAGGCCAAAGTGCGGCGCGCGGCCTTGCTGGATGCCGTGGCGCACAAATGGTCGCCCGGTCTTCCGGTGAACGACGCGTTGCATGCCGATCTGGCAGCCGGTGGCCGCCTGCCGGAAGACGCAAGACTATCGTTTCAACGTGCGAAGGACTGGCAATTCTATGGCGGCGGCGAGGTGCCCTTCCGGGTTGCCTCGATCGAGGTTCCCTTCGGGCGGGAGAAAGGGGGCGGCATGCTGTCGGACCATGTCGGTTACACCGCCCGCTACAGGCTGGATGCACCCCGCCTGCCTTCCGTTCGTGGCGGCAATGGCGTTACCACGCCCGGGTGA
- a CDS encoding TonB-dependent receptor domain-containing protein, whose amino-acid sequence MGWDGLLPVQRTPPLHGQMTANEALDRLLAGTGLVARKTGPHTYRIRRFSTPRAARAPTLQVHVSKRVEPVPSATGTEIVVTGQKRLQNLARVPMSISVVDLDDIRFFNAAADTRLIARSVDGLALTNLGPGQNRQFIRGVADSPFDGPSQSTVAVQLDNTRLTFDAPDPDLRLVDVDQVEVLKGPQGPLYGSGALGGIYHIVTHKPDLATVSGHMRMTGQAVQHGQITAGGDAVINLPLVNDTLALRAVGYVDHRAGWIDNIGRTADANSAATFGGRLALRWQPDSAWSIDISGILQNVDVADSQYVNTSHESIKREGRIPEPSDSDFKAMAATVQRRMGSVNLLATTSYVTQKISYKLDSSNASPLFGLSGPSRFTDDNRYSLWNTEIRVSPSGNGRWITGLSYMEANTRSHAAIATLADSVVAESMNRKVTEIAVFGEFEIPLSRQFSLTGGARLFQTKEENEAAETIARTTEKIRKTGFSPSASLAWHPTDRNLLYLRYARALRPGGLAPGANDTARRFESDELGTFDLGYRHENRSKTLQLAASAFITTWNDIQSDYLLPNGLVSTRNAGQGRIHGVELSATWQPVEGLKLGGGITYLDAMLVKTQGGAKLDDRRLPVVPKLSGRFEAQYRFTMGTWRALIAGQASYTGHARLSFDENLDRSMGGYAILTTSAALSRDHLTLGLNIDNALNVRGDSFAFGNPFSIMSGRQYTPVQPRTMTLSITRAW is encoded by the coding sequence GTGGGCTGGGATGGACTGCTGCCTGTACAGCGGACCCCGCCTCTTCACGGGCAAATGACCGCGAATGAAGCCCTCGATCGCCTGCTTGCGGGCACTGGGCTGGTTGCCCGCAAAACCGGCCCGCATACCTACCGCATTCGCCGTTTCAGCACGCCGCGCGCCGCGCGCGCGCCCACCCTGCAGGTGCATGTCTCGAAACGGGTGGAGCCAGTTCCGAGCGCGACCGGCACGGAAATTGTCGTGACCGGCCAGAAGCGGCTGCAGAATCTCGCCCGCGTCCCGATGTCCATTTCCGTGGTCGATCTCGACGACATCCGCTTCTTCAATGCCGCCGCCGACACGCGCCTGATCGCCCGTTCGGTTGACGGGCTGGCATTGACCAATCTCGGTCCGGGACAAAACCGGCAGTTCATTCGCGGCGTCGCCGACAGCCCCTTCGATGGCCCCAGTCAATCCACGGTTGCTGTCCAGCTCGATAACACGCGCCTGACATTTGATGCGCCCGATCCCGACTTGCGGCTGGTTGATGTCGATCAGGTGGAAGTGCTGAAAGGACCACAAGGCCCGCTCTATGGATCGGGTGCGCTTGGCGGCATCTATCACATCGTCACACACAAGCCGGATCTGGCCACCGTCAGCGGTCACATGCGCATGACCGGACAAGCCGTCCAGCATGGCCAGATCACGGCTGGCGGGGATGCGGTCATCAACCTGCCGCTTGTAAACGACACGCTGGCCCTGCGTGCGGTGGGTTACGTCGATCATCGCGCAGGATGGATCGACAATATCGGACGCACCGCCGATGCGAACAGCGCCGCGACATTCGGGGGGCGCCTCGCCCTGCGCTGGCAACCCGATAGCGCATGGAGCATCGACATATCCGGCATTCTCCAGAACGTCGATGTCGCGGACAGCCAATATGTTAACACGTCCCACGAGAGCATCAAACGCGAGGGCCGCATTCCCGAACCGAGCGACAGCGATTTCAAAGCCATGGCCGCCACAGTGCAACGCCGCATGGGATCGGTAAACCTGTTGGCGACGACCAGCTATGTCACCCAGAAAATATCCTACAAGCTCGACTCCTCGAACGCTTCCCCTCTCTTCGGGCTTTCAGGCCCTTCCCGCTTCACCGACGACAACCGCTATTCCTTGTGGAACACCGAAATTCGGGTCTCGCCTTCGGGGAATGGCCGTTGGATAACGGGCCTGTCCTACATGGAGGCCAACACCAGAAGCCACGCCGCGATCGCAACGCTTGCCGATAGCGTGGTGGCGGAAAGCATGAACAGGAAAGTTACCGAAATCGCGGTTTTTGGTGAGTTCGAGATACCCTTGTCCCGCCAGTTCAGCCTGACCGGTGGGGCCCGTCTGTTCCAGACGAAAGAGGAAAACGAGGCCGCCGAAACAATCGCCCGCACGACGGAGAAGATCCGTAAAACAGGCTTCTCGCCAAGTGCATCGCTTGCCTGGCATCCGACCGACAGAAATCTGCTCTACTTGCGCTATGCCCGTGCGCTTCGTCCCGGCGGACTGGCGCCGGGGGCCAATGATACCGCGCGCAGGTTCGAGTCCGATGAACTGGGAACATTCGACCTTGGCTATCGTCATGAGAATCGCAGCAAGACGTTACAGCTTGCTGCCAGCGCGTTCATTACGACATGGAACGATATCCAGTCAGATTACCTGCTGCCGAACGGTCTCGTCTCGACACGCAATGCCGGCCAGGGCCGCATTCACGGGGTAGAACTGTCAGCCACCTGGCAACCCGTCGAAGGTTTGAAACTGGGCGGTGGCATCACCTATCTGGACGCCATGCTGGTCAAAACCCAGGGCGGTGCGAAACTCGATGATCGCCGTTTGCCTGTCGTACCGAAACTCAGCGGGCGCTTCGAAGCCCAGTATCGTTTTACGATGGGGACATGGCGCGCCCTCATAGCCGGTCAGGCCAGTTACACGGGCCACGCACGCCTCTCTTTCGACGAAAACCTCGATCGCTCCATGGGCGGATACGCCATCCTGACGACGAGTGCCGCACTCTCCCGCGACCATCTCACGCTCGGCCTGAACATCGACAATGCCCTCAATGTGAGGGGTGACAGTTTCGCGTTTGGCAACCCCTTCTCGATCATGAGCGGCCGACAATATACGCCTGTCCAGCCACGTACTATGACGCTTTCCATCACCCGGGCGTGGTAA
- a CDS encoding FecR family protein: MTGRSEPTNALIETALAWQRALEHDDADWEAFTVWLEEAPSHAKAFADISLVTRTYDDHAEALQQSIATEQQHLAPTPRRHLWIGGSIAAAIAVMVAIPLFWQSPADVVYTTSTGEHRLVRLAGGTAIDLGPSTQLIAQGGNPDDLRLERGQAYFNVTHNPQRTLSISAGKYAVSDIGTQFEINRVADTLTIAVAEGQISVTSPDTASTRLSTGQQFVAAPARPTTIGAVSTGNVGTWRQGRLIYSNIPLSVVVADITRNSGEKITIDPTLGQRTFSGVLVVEKGPQMLANLADLMAITYVRNGDQYSLRAAGKR, translated from the coding sequence ATGACGGGGCGATCAGAACCGACCAACGCATTAATCGAAACGGCACTCGCATGGCAGCGGGCGCTGGAACACGATGATGCCGATTGGGAGGCATTCACCGTCTGGCTGGAAGAGGCTCCCTCTCACGCAAAAGCATTTGCCGATATCTCGCTTGTCACGCGCACGTATGACGATCATGCCGAAGCCCTGCAGCAATCCATTGCCACGGAGCAGCAGCATCTAGCCCCAACCCCCCGTCGCCATCTGTGGATCGGCGGTTCCATTGCGGCGGCGATAGCCGTTATGGTCGCGATCCCGTTGTTTTGGCAATCGCCTGCCGACGTCGTCTACACGACGTCAACCGGCGAGCATCGGCTGGTGCGGCTGGCGGGTGGGACCGCGATCGATCTTGGCCCATCCACGCAACTGATTGCCCAGGGCGGCAATCCGGATGACCTCCGTCTGGAACGGGGTCAGGCCTATTTCAATGTCACGCACAACCCGCAACGCACCCTGTCCATCAGCGCGGGGAAATACGCCGTTTCAGACATTGGCACGCAATTCGAAATCAACCGGGTAGCGGACACGCTGACAATAGCGGTGGCGGAAGGACAGATCAGTGTCACCAGCCCCGATACGGCATCAACCCGGCTTTCCACCGGTCAACAATTCGTCGCCGCACCGGCCCGCCCCACCACCATCGGCGCTGTTTCAACGGGCAATGTGGGGACCTGGCGGCAAGGCAGGCTGATCTACTCCAATATCCCCCTTTCCGTCGTAGTTGCTGACATTACGCGTAATTCAGGCGAAAAGATCACCATCGACCCAACACTGGGGCAGCGCACGTTCTCGGGGGTTCTCGTTGTTGAAAAGGGACCGCAAATGTTGGCTAATCTTGCCGATCTTATGGCAATCACATACGTGCGGAACGGCGATCAATACAGCCTGCGCGCTGCTGGGAAGCGCTAG
- a CDS encoding c-type cytochrome has translation MHRSLGTLVAIAMLSLGACTTSSPAVKNANVTAVPAADAATRGLAFAQAHCASCHAVAINQYSPVPAAPAFPAVINTPGLTPETLGTWLRDSHNFPEIMNFEIEPDHIADLAAYMMTLRENMPAREEPAKH, from the coding sequence ATGCACCGTTCTCTTGGCACACTGGTTGCCATCGCCATGCTTTCACTGGGGGCCTGTACGACGTCCTCTCCTGCGGTGAAAAATGCGAACGTGACCGCCGTCCCCGCAGCGGACGCCGCCACACGTGGGCTGGCCTTCGCCCAGGCCCATTGCGCGAGCTGCCACGCCGTTGCGATCAACCAATACTCCCCGGTTCCGGCGGCACCGGCTTTCCCGGCGGTGATCAATACCCCGGGACTGACCCCGGAAACGCTGGGAACCTGGCTGCGTGATTCCCACAATTTCCCCGAAATCATGAACTTTGAGATCGAGCCTGACCACATCGCGGATCTTGCCGCATATATGATGACCTTGCGCGAGAACATGCCTGCACGGGAAGAACCCGCGAAACACTAG
- a CDS encoding DUF6636 domain-containing protein codes for MRGRILDWLATGAVALLAGAIMPLAAAGAAPPTSPAIAAGPDGQVVFTTPSNNIGCTFTPAGGTAVYTPRDGGPELVCERVAPRYVTVIIGPKGAVKRIDNPGEQGCCSLDHVLAYGQTWSSGPFTCQSRPTGLTCRRKDGRGFSLSRASVKVF; via the coding sequence ATGAGGGGACGGATACTGGATTGGCTTGCGACGGGAGCAGTCGCCCTGCTGGCCGGTGCCATCATGCCGCTGGCGGCAGCGGGCGCGGCGCCCCCCACATCCCCTGCGATTGCGGCTGGGCCGGATGGCCAGGTCGTGTTTACCACGCCTTCGAACAATATTGGCTGCACGTTCACGCCGGCTGGCGGAACCGCTGTCTACACGCCTCGCGATGGTGGCCCCGAACTGGTGTGCGAACGTGTGGCTCCGCGCTATGTCACGGTCATCATTGGGCCCAAAGGCGCGGTGAAGCGGATCGACAACCCGGGAGAGCAGGGCTGCTGTTCGCTGGATCATGTGCTGGCTTACGGACAGACGTGGTCCAGCGGGCCTTTCACCTGCCAGTCACGCCCAACGGGGCTAACCTGCCGCCGCAAGGATGGGCGTGGATTTTCGCTCAGCCGGGCGTCTGTCAAGGTTTTCTGA